From a single Schistosoma mansoni strain Puerto Rico chromosome 4, complete genome genomic region:
- a CDS encoding putative smad nuclear interacting protein, producing the protein MSSNEDPISRRGRRHYHADEIGYYEREGYRSRRRSRSSSRERYHSRHRRHRDSSRSGREYEHRRGTSHHSRRSREDRYSGGVVGAEEHGSTEAPSPNPSGSHRSSGRRSDRDRPGRDRSRERDRSRHRSERRDHERSVRPSRQSDHRSSRRKEQPSPPRPPVTSDKQATIKPDPLSAAAAAAANIAAALGATNSSGKAS; encoded by the exons ATGAG cTCTAATGAAGATCCTATATCGCGACGCGGACGGCGTCATTACCATGCAGACGAAATTGGTTATTATGAAAG AGAAGGCTATCGATCACGTCGTCGTAGTCGTTCAAGTAGCAGGGAACGTTATCATTCTCGGCATCGTCG CCATCGTGATTCATCAAGATCTGGGAGAGAATATGAACACCGTAGAGGAACATCACATCATTCTCGCCGTTCGCGCGAAGATCGTTACTCTGGAGGGGTTGTTGGTGCAGAGGAACACGGTTCTACCGAAGCCCCCTCACCAAATCCATCTGGATCACATCGAAGCAGTGGGCGACGAAGTGACCGTGATCGACCTGGTCGAGACCGAAGCCGTGAGAGAGATCGTAGTAGGCATCGAAGTGAACGTCGAGATCATGAACGGTCAGTTCGCCCTTCTAGACAAAGTGATCATCGTTCGTCGCGTCGTAAAGAACAACCTTCCCCACCAAGACCTCCTGTTACTTCAGATAAACAAGCAACTATCAAACCTGATCCTCTTTCGGCTGCCGCCGCTGCAGCAGCCAACATTGCCGCCGCCTTGGGAGCTACAAACTCCAGTGGTAAAGCTTCTTGA